The following are encoded together in the Candidatus Hinthialibacter antarcticus genome:
- a CDS encoding DUF1080 domain-containing protein has product MHRIRTMYFFIALLLVSSSAFAQFPADDGYIRIFNGQNLDDGWQMQWPGKWTVEKGILTGRQDPAVGGDSWLFTEYSEIDDFSLELEFKITKGGNSGVGIRMPKGVDGRPSQHGFEIQINDSDDEFPTGSVFRYVAASPKKHQIGKWNKMAIICVKDHIVVYLNTTKVLDTHLEGSKKGRIGFQVHGGEPLKDQVAEFRNIRIKDLKPQYKAEPSPVQFEAHQLDDHNGEGVTVFDVDSDGDLDITSGSNWYEAPIWSKHHYRDVNADAEFMQDFGEAVCDVNRDGKLDVVSGGWFEPFLYWFQNPGGDQAKSKWQRHTISDQLPGTETIIPCDLDRDGRMDLLVNSYLPGQGVSYFANIGKDAKGLGYERRYIGFPGGGHGMAFGDVNRDGFDDILTTSGWYQAPMKSTEQPWKFQRSYRVTERLSAPFVVDDLNKDGLADIIYGQAHDFGLFWMEQTRDSAGREAWIYHTIDPTYSQLHIILLEDIDGDGEKDIVAGKRYRGHGGTDNGANEPLCVFWYKVKRGADPQFTKHIISYDENIGTGMDMEFADIDDDGDRDLVVAGKSGQYLFENKTK; this is encoded by the coding sequence ATGCACCGCATCCGCACAATGTATTTTTTCATCGCGCTACTTCTCGTTTCATCTTCAGCCTTCGCCCAGTTTCCCGCCGATGACGGCTATATTCGTATTTTTAATGGTCAAAACCTTGATGATGGTTGGCAAATGCAATGGCCGGGCAAGTGGACTGTTGAAAAAGGAATACTGACCGGGCGCCAAGACCCGGCTGTTGGCGGCGACTCGTGGCTGTTCACCGAATACAGCGAGATCGACGATTTCTCTCTCGAACTCGAATTCAAAATTACCAAAGGCGGCAACAGCGGCGTCGGTATCCGTATGCCGAAAGGCGTTGACGGCCGTCCGTCACAACATGGATTTGAAATTCAGATTAATGATTCCGATGATGAGTTTCCCACTGGCAGCGTATTTCGCTACGTTGCGGCCTCGCCCAAAAAACACCAGATCGGCAAATGGAACAAAATGGCGATTATCTGCGTGAAAGATCACATCGTTGTATATCTCAATACAACCAAAGTTTTAGACACGCATCTCGAAGGGTCAAAAAAAGGGCGCATAGGCTTTCAGGTTCATGGCGGCGAACCACTCAAAGATCAGGTCGCCGAGTTTCGTAATATCCGCATTAAAGACCTCAAGCCGCAATACAAAGCCGAGCCGTCTCCCGTCCAGTTTGAAGCCCATCAACTTGACGACCATAACGGTGAAGGCGTGACCGTGTTTGACGTCGACAGCGACGGCGACCTCGATATCACCAGCGGGTCGAACTGGTATGAAGCGCCCATCTGGAGCAAACACCACTACCGCGACGTCAACGCTGACGCCGAATTTATGCAGGATTTCGGCGAAGCGGTTTGCGATGTAAATCGCGACGGCAAACTCGACGTGGTGTCCGGCGGCTGGTTTGAACCGTTCCTGTATTGGTTCCAGAACCCCGGCGGCGATCAGGCCAAATCAAAATGGCAGCGCCACACCATCAGCGACCAATTGCCCGGCACAGAAACCATCATCCCCTGCGACCTCGACCGCGACGGGCGCATGGACCTACTCGTCAACAGTTACTTACCGGGTCAGGGCGTTTCATATTTCGCGAATATTGGCAAGGATGCAAAAGGTTTAGGGTATGAGCGCCGTTACATCGGCTTCCCCGGCGGCGGACACGGCATGGCTTTCGGCGATGTAAACCGTGACGGGTTCGACGACATACTTACCACTAGCGGCTGGTATCAGGCACCCATGAAGTCAACCGAGCAGCCGTGGAAGTTTCAGCGCAGCTACCGCGTCACCGAACGCCTCAGTGCGCCGTTCGTCGTGGATGATCTCAACAAAGACGGCCTCGCGGATATCATCTACGGCCAAGCGCACGACTTCGGTCTCTTCTGGATGGAGCAAACCCGCGACAGTGCTGGGCGCGAGGCGTGGATCTATCACACCATCGACCCGACCTATTCGCAACTTCACATCATCTTATTAGAAGATATTGACGGCGACGGCGAGAAAGACATCGTGGCGGGCAAACGCTATCGCGGCCACGGCGGAACTGACAACGGCGCCAACGAACCGCTGTGCGTTTTCTGGTACAAAGTCAAACGCGGCGCCGACCCGCAGTTTACCAAACACATCATCTCGTATGACGAAAACATCGGCACCGGGATGGATATGGAGTTTGCCGACATCGACGACGACGGCGATCGCGATCTGGTGGTTGCGGGCAAGTCAGGGCAATATTTGTTTGAGAATAAGACTAAGTAA
- a CDS encoding type II toxin-antitoxin system HigB family toxin, translating into MRIIARSALREFWQRRPAAEQPLKAWFQFASAADWATPDEIKSDYRRASFLEGNRVCFDIGGNKYRLIVKINYPYRIVYIRFIGTHKEYDAINANTI; encoded by the coding sequence ATGAGAATCATCGCAAGAAGCGCTTTGAGAGAATTCTGGCAGCGGCGTCCAGCAGCCGAACAGCCTTTAAAAGCATGGTTTCAATTTGCATCCGCTGCGGATTGGGCGACGCCGGATGAGATAAAATCTGATTATCGAAGAGCCAGTTTTCTTGAAGGCAATCGAGTCTGTTTTGATATTGGCGGCAATAAGTATCGACTCATTGTGAAAATCAATTACCCATACCGAATTGTTTATATACGATTTATTGGAACTCATAAAGAATATGATGCAATCAACGCAAATACCATTTGA
- a CDS encoding right-handed parallel beta-helix repeat-containing protein: MVAAGEYTEDLTIGHLSGAAPVFKNNLTIQAETAGTVTINAANQGDRFKALEALGADFGEIDLLGVVVNGDGVVLDGLRIVQPSEQLNILDAANINGALTIVSPNVVVKNCVIVGAGADIGGDSLGLLLANMDAVTALGGGANLALNLTVENTTFTNAPFSFAIVNFLAALGLPVPNPDASFSGCTFDNNGTGIEMDDGAVTVVDSTFTNNGTGISCSDDSLTVSNCTFIGNLEAGVEIETGNLEDNEAAESPVVSIDGSLFKDNGPQENSYGFLQEGGTATITNCIFSGNTTAQIRLSPDDSRDVTLTLDHCDLYNSVEGIGISTPESAEAIITVTITNTNISDFDCIENLAGFAAEFNVSFSNVFASNEQYFGEDGAFITDNVLNTDPMYVDAASGDFKLADGSPVLTAGVGGTFIGAVGQSSPVSDWQLQ, translated from the coding sequence GTGGTTGCTGCGGGTGAATATACCGAAGACCTCACCATTGGCCATTTAAGCGGCGCTGCTCCTGTATTTAAGAACAATCTCACCATTCAGGCTGAAACGGCGGGGACGGTGACCATTAACGCCGCCAACCAGGGCGACCGCTTCAAAGCGCTGGAAGCGCTGGGCGCTGATTTTGGCGAAATTGATTTGCTCGGCGTTGTGGTGAACGGCGACGGCGTTGTGCTCGACGGACTCCGCATCGTTCAGCCTTCCGAACAACTCAATATACTGGATGCAGCCAACATTAACGGGGCCCTGACGATTGTTTCGCCTAATGTTGTTGTGAAAAATTGCGTGATCGTGGGCGCAGGCGCTGACATCGGCGGCGACTCGCTGGGCTTGCTGCTCGCCAACATGGACGCAGTGACGGCCCTGGGCGGCGGCGCAAACTTAGCGCTGAATTTAACCGTAGAAAACACGACATTCACCAACGCGCCGTTTAGTTTTGCCATCGTGAACTTTTTGGCGGCGCTGGGATTGCCTGTTCCGAACCCTGACGCTTCATTCTCAGGTTGCACATTCGATAACAACGGAACTGGCATCGAAATGGATGACGGCGCCGTGACCGTGGTCGACTCGACCTTCACCAATAACGGAACCGGCATCAGCTGCTCAGACGACAGCCTTACGGTTTCAAATTGTACTTTCATCGGCAATTTAGAAGCGGGAGTCGAGATCGAAACCGGCAATCTTGAAGACAACGAAGCCGCAGAAAGCCCCGTGGTGAGCATTGATGGTTCTCTCTTTAAGGATAACGGCCCTCAAGAAAACAGTTACGGTTTTCTGCAAGAAGGCGGAACCGCAACCATCACCAATTGTATCTTCAGCGGCAACACCACCGCTCAAATTCGCTTAAGCCCGGATGATAGCCGCGACGTGACCTTAACGCTCGACCATTGCGACCTGTATAACTCCGTCGAAGGCATCGGCATTTCCACGCCGGAAAGCGCCGAAGCGATCATCACCGTAACCATTACCAACACGAACATCAGTGACTTTGACTGCATCGAAAATCTGGCGGGATTCGCGGCGGAATTTAACGTCTCGTTCTCAAACGTCTTCGCCAGCAACGAACAATACTTCGGCGAAGACGGCGCTTTCATCACCGATAACGTGTTGAACACCGACCCGATGTATGTTGACGCCGCCAGCGGAGATTTCAAATTAGCCGACGGTTCGCCGGTTCTGACCGCTGGCGTGGGTGGGACCTTCATCGGCGCGGTTGGACAAAGTTCGCCTGTGTCTGACTGGCAATTGCAGTAA
- a CDS encoding endonuclease MutS2, which yields MDENAHAIRVLEFDKIKEALRGLASSVLGREAIGELQPYTYAQAIRGALAETSEYLRLLQTRQEPSLTGLYDIREPLQRSRNTGSILDPAEILIIGETVSAARRIQEALRQTAQTAPRLKVYGGRLVPHPGLEDSLARVFDDQKSIRDTASRDLSRIRKSLRQLRADITRRLDRLIRGSFSDYLAEPYYTLREERYVLPVDARYQSKVPGIIHDRSTTGATVFIEPMRLVEDGNRLMDFNREEQIEVRKILRELTAQIAERSHDIEQNLEIFCRLDEISAKAKFSDLHEMNEPVIVEDGSLKLTNARHPLLVAQMGQRSVVPLNLHFPDGVRGIIITGPNTGGKTVVLKTIGLFALMAQCGMHVPADPGVELPVYKRICADIGDEQSLEQSLSTFSSHMNNIKNILETADKDTLVLLDELGSGTDPEEGGALACAIVEQLYKQHCTFLTTTHLQELKLFAHENEGVDNGAMEFDLKSLRPTYRFTLGLPGRSNAISIASRLGLPQHVIDRARVSQREQDDTPEALLSRLSEEMRCAEEAARKALQERKSAEELRADCERRVESAKREARHIIEKGERKAQNLLSELERRIKDLEKEEQKFQQRWKEKLDALLKESKREAPPESTLKQLRAGLKQAKKQVSGSEPAPHVAKYKRTNWRWEQLKPGMRVRIAGLTEMGKVLRVWPDQKKAEVSVNSMTLQVKQDQILSVHETQHEPTVEYLSTVQVDRPDDAELSVDIHGMTVDEMTPIVERFVDRGFRSGARFITIVHGHGTGTLRREVRRMLSEHPVVRNFKNGESFEGGQGVTIVNLSSRM from the coding sequence ATGGACGAAAACGCACACGCCATTCGCGTGTTGGAATTCGATAAAATTAAAGAGGCGCTACGCGGCTTGGCTTCGTCAGTATTAGGACGCGAAGCCATCGGCGAATTGCAGCCCTATACCTACGCCCAGGCGATTCGCGGCGCCCTGGCTGAAACCAGTGAATACTTGCGGCTGCTGCAAACCCGCCAAGAGCCGTCGCTGACGGGCTTGTATGACATCCGTGAGCCGCTGCAACGCTCGCGCAACACCGGTTCGATTCTTGACCCGGCGGAAATTCTCATCATCGGCGAGACCGTATCCGCCGCGCGGCGCATCCAAGAAGCGCTGCGACAAACCGCGCAAACCGCCCCCCGGCTGAAAGTCTACGGCGGGCGGCTGGTTCCCCACCCCGGGCTGGAAGATTCGCTGGCGCGGGTATTCGACGACCAAAAATCCATTCGCGACACCGCCTCGCGCGACCTGTCGCGCATTCGTAAATCGCTGCGCCAATTGCGGGCCGACATCACCCGTCGCCTGGACCGCCTCATTCGCGGATCGTTCAGCGACTATCTCGCGGAACCCTATTACACCCTGCGCGAAGAGCGCTACGTGTTGCCGGTGGATGCGCGCTATCAAAGCAAGGTTCCCGGCATTATCCACGACCGCTCGACGACTGGAGCAACGGTATTTATCGAACCCATGCGCCTGGTCGAAGACGGCAACCGCCTGATGGATTTCAACCGTGAAGAACAGATTGAAGTTCGCAAAATTCTTCGCGAACTCACCGCACAAATCGCCGAGCGTTCGCATGACATTGAACAAAACCTGGAAATTTTCTGCCGCTTGGATGAGATATCCGCCAAAGCGAAATTTAGCGACTTACACGAAATGAACGAACCGGTGATCGTCGAAGACGGTTCGCTCAAATTGACCAATGCGCGGCATCCGCTGTTGGTTGCTCAAATGGGACAACGCAGCGTCGTTCCGTTGAACTTACATTTTCCCGACGGCGTACGCGGCATCATCATCACCGGGCCGAACACAGGCGGCAAGACCGTCGTGCTTAAAACCATCGGCCTGTTTGCGTTGATGGCGCAATGCGGGATGCACGTCCCCGCCGACCCCGGCGTCGAACTGCCGGTCTACAAACGCATCTGCGCCGACATCGGCGACGAGCAAAGCCTCGAGCAAAGCCTGTCGACGTTTTCGTCGCACATGAACAACATCAAGAATATCCTGGAAACCGCCGACAAAGATACGCTGGTTTTGCTTGACGAACTCGGCTCCGGCACTGACCCCGAAGAAGGCGGCGCCCTGGCCTGCGCAATCGTTGAGCAACTCTACAAACAACATTGCACCTTCTTGACCACCACCCACTTACAAGAGCTCAAACTGTTCGCCCACGAAAACGAGGGCGTCGACAACGGCGCCATGGAGTTCGACCTCAAGTCGCTTCGCCCGACATACCGTTTTACGCTGGGGCTGCCGGGGCGCAGCAACGCCATCTCCATCGCCAGCCGTTTGGGGTTGCCGCAGCATGTCATCGATCGCGCCCGCGTCTCCCAGCGCGAACAAGACGACACACCCGAAGCGCTGCTGTCGCGGCTCAGCGAAGAAATGCGCTGCGCCGAAGAGGCCGCGCGCAAGGCCCTGCAAGAACGAAAGAGCGCCGAAGAACTTCGCGCTGACTGCGAACGCCGCGTCGAAAGCGCCAAACGCGAAGCCCGCCATATTATCGAAAAAGGCGAACGCAAAGCGCAAAACCTGCTCTCCGAACTCGAACGCCGCATCAAAGATTTAGAAAAAGAAGAACAGAAATTTCAACAGCGATGGAAAGAGAAACTCGACGCGCTGCTCAAAGAATCCAAACGCGAAGCGCCGCCCGAATCAACGCTCAAACAACTACGCGCGGGTTTAAAGCAAGCCAAAAAACAAGTCAGCGGCAGTGAACCCGCCCCGCATGTCGCCAAGTACAAACGCACCAACTGGCGATGGGAACAACTCAAGCCGGGGATGCGGGTGCGAATCGCGGGGCTCACCGAGATGGGCAAAGTCTTGCGCGTCTGGCCCGACCAAAAGAAAGCCGAGGTCAGCGTCAACTCGATGACGCTGCAAGTCAAACAAGACCAGATTTTGTCCGTCCACGAAACCCAACACGAACCCACGGTCGAATATTTATCGACCGTACAAGTTGATCGCCCCGACGACGCCGAACTTTCCGTTGATATTCACGGGATGACGGTGGATGAGATGACCCCCATCGTAGAACGGTTTGTGGATCGCGGATTTCGTTCGGGCGCCCGTTTCATCACCATTGTGCACGGGCACGGCACCGGGACGTTGCGGCGCGAGGTGCGGCGGATGCTGTCCGAACATCCAGTGGTGAGAAATTTCAAAAACGGCGAATCCTTCGAAGGCGGCCAAGGCGTCACCATCGTCAATCTCAGCTCGAGGATGTGA
- a CDS encoding dipeptide epimerase — translation MHHCEIKELQLRDPFGIARGTRTSVKNLFVKFGDGWGEGAPIYYKGQDVEYMLKLAQAFLPSVENTITPENAAQLVLKQFPKESALAEAVDLAAHDAWAKVIGKPLYQIWNINPAKTPVSTFTIGLDTIEVILEKLNRVRDWPVLKIKLGSERDLEILSAIRKEYSGTLFIDANEGWGAEQAGEFMPKLDELGVRLVEQPIHRDDLDGYAKLSELNQTDIPIFVDEGVQGPEDIARWIGVVDGINIKLAKCGGLARARKMIEIARQNGMGILLGCMIESSLAISAAAQIAPLVDFVDLDGAALLSGDPFEGMRLDKGVMTLSQHNGLGAVER, via the coding sequence ATGCACCATTGCGAAATCAAAGAACTACAACTGCGCGACCCGTTCGGTATCGCCCGCGGAACGCGCACCTCCGTCAAAAATCTGTTTGTGAAATTCGGTGACGGCTGGGGCGAAGGCGCGCCCATTTATTACAAAGGCCAAGACGTTGAATACATGTTGAAGCTGGCGCAAGCGTTTTTGCCGTCTGTCGAAAATACGATCACGCCTGAAAACGCCGCGCAACTTGTATTGAAACAATTTCCGAAAGAGTCGGCGCTCGCCGAAGCAGTCGACCTCGCCGCGCATGACGCCTGGGCGAAAGTGATTGGCAAACCGCTTTACCAAATTTGGAATATTAATCCCGCCAAGACGCCGGTTTCAACCTTCACCATCGGCCTTGATACGATTGAGGTCATTCTTGAAAAACTGAACCGCGTTCGCGACTGGCCTGTGTTGAAAATCAAACTTGGCAGCGAACGCGATTTAGAAATCCTCAGCGCAATCCGCAAGGAATATTCGGGGACGCTGTTCATCGACGCCAACGAAGGCTGGGGGGCAGAGCAGGCTGGCGAATTTATGCCGAAGTTGGATGAATTGGGCGTGCGTCTGGTTGAGCAGCCGATCCATCGCGACGACTTGGATGGGTATGCAAAATTGAGCGAACTCAACCAGACCGATATCCCCATTTTTGTGGATGAAGGCGTTCAGGGGCCGGAAGACATTGCGCGTTGGATTGGCGTGGTGGACGGCATCAATATAAAACTCGCCAAATGCGGCGGGCTGGCGCGGGCGCGCAAGATGATTGAGATTGCGCGTCAAAATGGAATGGGCATTTTGCTGGGTTGTATGATCGAGAGTTCGCTGGCAATTTCCGCCGCTGCGCAGATTGCGCCGCTGGTTGATTTTGTCGACCTCGACGGCGCGGCGTTGCTCAGCGGCGATCCGTTTGAGGGAATGCGCCTCGATAAAGGCGTGATGACGCTGTCGCAACACAACGGTCTCGGCGCGGTGGAGCGGTGA
- a CDS encoding transketolase C-terminal domain-containing protein, translating into MANVASRQSFGLALAELGATNPDIVVMDADLSKSTMSCHFAEKFPERFYEFGIAEANMIGAAAGMALSGKVPFICSFACFITGRFDTIRMSIGYSQANVKIIGTHAGIGIGEDGHSQMGLEDLGLMRSIPGFVVLQPGDDIETRQAVQFAAEHNGPVYLRLTRQKLDQVNGDDYTFEMGKGVTLADGKDMTLIATGGTVGYAVKAKERLASKGIDARVLNIHTIKPIDEELIVKCAKETGCLMTIEDHSVIGGLGSSVAEVVAEKAPAKLKRWGILDEFGQSGTQVDLYRAYRIDDEGIAAVAEEFYKEAK; encoded by the coding sequence ATGGCGAACGTAGCATCAAGACAATCATTCGGTCTCGCGCTGGCGGAACTGGGCGCGACAAATCCCGACATCGTGGTGATGGACGCTGACCTCAGCAAGTCAACCATGTCGTGTCACTTTGCAGAAAAATTTCCCGAACGGTTTTATGAATTCGGCATCGCCGAAGCCAACATGATCGGCGCCGCCGCAGGCATGGCGCTGTCAGGCAAGGTTCCGTTTATTTGCAGCTTCGCGTGTTTCATCACCGGACGCTTTGACACCATCCGTATGTCAATCGGTTACAGTCAGGCGAATGTGAAGATCATCGGAACCCACGCCGGCATCGGCATTGGCGAAGACGGACACAGCCAGATGGGCCTCGAAGACCTTGGCCTGATGCGCTCGATTCCCGGTTTTGTGGTGCTGCAGCCGGGCGATGATATTGAAACACGCCAAGCGGTGCAGTTCGCCGCTGAGCACAACGGCCCGGTTTATCTGCGCCTCACCCGCCAGAAACTCGACCAGGTCAACGGCGACGATTACACGTTTGAAATGGGCAAGGGCGTCACCCTCGCCGACGGCAAAGATATGACCCTCATCGCCACCGGCGGTACGGTCGGTTATGCGGTCAAAGCCAAAGAACGCCTCGCGTCAAAAGGCATCGACGCCCGCGTGCTCAACATTCACACCATCAAGCCGATTGATGAAGAACTGATCGTCAAATGCGCCAAAGAAACCGGATGCCTGATGACGATCGAAGACCACAGCGTCATCGGCGGGCTTGGTTCATCTGTAGCGGAAGTGGTCGCCGAAAAAGCGCCCGCGAAACTGAAACGCTGGGGCATTCTCGACGAGTTCGGTCAGTCAGGAACCCAGGTTGATCTCTACCGCGCCTATCGTATCGACGATGAAGGCATCGCCGCCGTGGCGGAAGAGTTTTATAAAGAAGCCAAGTAA
- a CDS encoding transketolase — translation MTFQLTREINALKEYARQIRIDSLKMITAAKSGHPGGSLSVADITAALLFGVMNHDVSNPEWEGRDRFIMSKGHCIPAWYSALAQAGYLDRSQLDTLRTYGSDFQGHPDCVRMPSIEASTGSLGQGLSIALGMALAAKMDKADWRVFCVLGDGETQEGQVWEAIMAAGKYKTGNLTAILDNNNGQIDGYVDKVMPLDPIDAKFRAFNWHVIAINGHDMEQVLRALDEAKAVTDRPTLIWAKTIKGKGVSFMENDYTWHGVAPTAEQCEKALKELNAA, via the coding sequence ATGACGTTTCAACTGACGCGCGAAATCAACGCGCTCAAAGAATATGCGCGACAAATTCGCATTGACAGCCTCAAAATGATTACTGCAGCGAAATCAGGCCACCCCGGCGGCTCGCTCTCAGTCGCAGACATTACCGCTGCGTTGTTGTTCGGCGTGATGAACCACGACGTCAGCAACCCGGAATGGGAAGGCCGCGACCGCTTCATTATGTCGAAAGGCCATTGCATTCCGGCGTGGTATTCGGCGCTGGCGCAAGCGGGCTACCTCGACCGCAGCCAACTCGACACGCTGCGCACCTACGGCTCCGATTTTCAGGGCCACCCCGACTGCGTCCGTATGCCGTCCATCGAAGCCTCGACCGGGTCTCTCGGCCAGGGATTGTCGATTGCGCTGGGCATGGCGCTCGCAGCCAAAATGGACAAAGCCGACTGGCGGGTGTTTTGCGTACTCGGCGACGGCGAAACCCAAGAGGGCCAAGTGTGGGAAGCCATCATGGCGGCGGGCAAATACAAAACCGGAAACCTGACCGCGATTTTAGACAACAATAACGGACAAATTGACGGTTATGTCGACAAGGTCATGCCGCTTGACCCGATTGACGCCAAGTTCCGCGCCTTTAACTGGCACGTCATCGCCATCAACGGCCATGACATGGAACAGGTGTTGCGCGCCTTGGACGAAGCCAAAGCCGTCACCGACCGCCCCACCTTGATTTGGGCGAAGACCATCAAGGGCAAGGGCGTTTCATTTATGGAAAACGATTATACCTGGCACGGCGTCGCTCCAACCGCCGAGCAATGTGAAAAGGCGCTGAAAGAACTCAACGCCGCGTAA
- a CDS encoding alpha-L-fucosidase — MRTGLAVGTWLLIAVFCASLSMAQTKQIEKSQEWFQDSRFGMFIHWGVYSLLSKGEWVMNNDKMPVVEYEKLWPTFNPVNFDADAWVRLAKDAGMKYITITSKHHDGFSMYDTQLNDYKITNTPFKRDPMKELAAACEKHGLRLFFYYSQLDWRHKDYFPRGKTGQYTGRPVAGDWDRYMDYHIGQVRELCTQYGEIGGLWFDGWWDRPDADWKLDELYGMIHELQPTALIGNNHHVNPFPGENFQNFEQDLPGENTAGFNKAGVSRLPLETCLTMNGSWGYNENDHKFKSTKELIHYLVKAAGFGSNLLLNVGPTPLGEIQPEAVERLKEVGAWLKKNGKTIYDTRSGPWVRQQWGTSTRKDNNTIYLHVLESPQGMITLPLTDAIVKSAKLLNGKKLKVMHGGKKAAIMLPENYEDPVDTIIELTMCESNL; from the coding sequence ATGCGTACCGGACTCGCCGTGGGAACGTGGTTACTGATTGCTGTATTTTGCGCGTCGCTCAGCATGGCGCAAACCAAACAGATCGAGAAGTCGCAAGAATGGTTTCAAGATTCCCGCTTCGGCATGTTCATTCACTGGGGCGTCTATTCGCTGCTGTCAAAAGGCGAATGGGTGATGAACAACGACAAGATGCCAGTGGTAGAATACGAGAAATTATGGCCGACATTTAATCCAGTGAACTTCGACGCCGACGCCTGGGTGCGCCTCGCCAAAGACGCGGGCATGAAGTACATCACCATCACCAGCAAACACCACGACGGCTTCAGCATGTACGACACCCAGCTCAACGATTACAAAATTACCAATACGCCCTTCAAGCGCGATCCGATGAAAGAACTCGCCGCCGCCTGCGAAAAGCACGGCCTGCGCCTGTTCTTTTATTATTCGCAACTCGATTGGCGGCATAAAGACTATTTCCCGCGCGGAAAAACCGGGCAATACACCGGGCGCCCCGTCGCGGGCGACTGGGACCGCTACATGGATTATCACATCGGCCAAGTGCGTGAGTTGTGTACGCAATACGGTGAAATCGGCGGGTTGTGGTTTGACGGCTGGTGGGACCGTCCCGACGCGGATTGGAAGTTAGACGAACTCTACGGCATGATCCATGAGTTGCAGCCGACGGCGTTAATCGGCAACAACCACCATGTGAATCCTTTTCCTGGTGAGAATTTTCAAAACTTTGAGCAGGACCTTCCCGGTGAAAACACCGCTGGATTCAACAAAGCGGGCGTTAGCCGATTGCCGCTCGAAACCTGTTTGACCATGAATGGCTCGTGGGGCTATAACGAAAACGATCACAAGTTCAAATCCACGAAAGAATTAATCCATTATCTGGTCAAAGCGGCGGGGTTTGGCTCGAACCTTTTGCTTAATGTCGGCCCGACGCCGCTGGGTGAAATTCAACCCGAAGCAGTCGAACGCCTGAAAGAAGTTGGCGCGTGGCTCAAGAAAAATGGCAAAACCATTTACGATACCCGCAGCGGCCCCTGGGTGCGGCAGCAGTGGGGCACGTCAACCCGGAAAGACAATAATACCATCTACCTGCATGTACTCGAGTCGCCCCAGGGCATGATTACGCTGCCGTTGACCGACGCCATCGTCAAGTCGGCGAAACTGTTGAACGGCAAGAAGTTGAAAGTGATGCACGGCGGCAAAAAAGCGGCGATCATGCTGCCCGAGAATTATGAAGACCCGGTTGATACCATCATTGAACTCACCATGTGTGAAAGTAATTTATAG
- a CDS encoding adenylyltransferase/cytidyltransferase family protein: MIYHINDADQWRPRLQQVRDAGQTIVTTNGTFDIVHSGHIHLLRETKAQGDFLVLGLNSDASVKAYKSPKRPIVPQDERAALLAAVRYVDMILLFDEPESLRFVREVRPDVHVKDSTYGYDLIEAPIVQEYGGRIHLVNNDGHSTTNIIKKVIELYRDDPGCL; encoded by the coding sequence ATGATTTACCACATCAACGATGCTGACCAATGGCGCCCCAGACTTCAACAAGTGCGCGACGCGGGGCAAACCATCGTCACCACCAACGGGACATTCGACATCGTCCATTCGGGGCATATTCACCTCTTGCGCGAAACCAAGGCGCAGGGCGATTTTTTGGTATTAGGACTCAACAGCGACGCCTCGGTCAAAGCCTACAAAAGCCCCAAGCGCCCGATAGTTCCGCAGGACGAACGCGCGGCGCTGCTGGCGGCGGTGCGCTATGTGGACATGATCTTGCTGTTCGATGAGCCGGAGAGCCTGCGCTTTGTGCGCGAGGTGCGGCCTGACGTGCACGTCAAAGATTCGACGTACGGATATGATTTAATCGAAGCGCCTATCGTTCAGGAATACGGCGGCAGAATCCATCTCGTCAACAACGACGGACACTCCACCACCAATATCATCAAAAAAGTCATCGAATTATATAGAGACGACCCGGGATGTTTGTGA